A section of the Methanoregula formicica SMSP genome encodes:
- a CDS encoding ArsR family transcriptional regulator — MYRVFTVPGHIRIVNDPVELVPLLMTFNDPNFKKVYELLNKSWMTENEIRAQIDEECVPLCLQILKKGNLVEEQWRMPKPGKKPEKEFRATYNKFRANFQCNLSDLSDILYIALSNDENLRNVVENIEGELNKGNSSINDLSRKYSISPVFIKGLAKRITHMDVKGQGLVLLDTGR; from the coding sequence ATGTATAGGGTTTTCACCGTGCCGGGACATATTCGCATCGTCAACGATCCAGTGGAGCTGGTCCCTCTGCTGATGACCTTCAATGACCCCAACTTCAAGAAGGTGTATGAACTCCTGAACAAGTCGTGGATGACCGAGAATGAGATCCGGGCGCAAATCGACGAGGAATGTGTCCCGCTCTGCCTCCAGATCTTAAAAAAAGGCAACCTTGTTGAGGAACAGTGGCGGATGCCGAAGCCCGGCAAAAAGCCGGAAAAAGAGTTCCGTGCAACCTACAATAAGTTCCGGGCCAACTTCCAGTGCAACCTCTCCGATCTCTCCGATATCCTCTACATTGCACTCTCAAACGACGAGAACCTGAGGAATGTCGTGGAGAACATCGAGGGAGAACTGAACAAGGGCAACAGTTCCATCAACGACCTTTCACGGAAATACAGTATCAGCCCGGTCTTCATCAAGGGCCTTGCCAAACGGATCACGCACATGGACGTGAAGGGACAGGGGCTGGTGCTGCTTGACACCGGGCGTTAA
- a CDS encoding DUF7839 domain-containing protein translates to MTPGVKDPLYSILRSKREVSRLQILVEIAEHQPAVRQQEIAGKLGVTPQAISEYIRELVDEGMVSASGRGNYEVTKSGIEWVLANAESLESYARHIRRDIIQQVSVWTAIAAENVKAGDEVGVYMKDGFLYAAKKPSAATGSAIADAKKDEDVGIARLNGIIDHHEGVVHVCKVPRIQHGGSRKVKRDKLLDVIGKAGFVGAVGLEAFIALKAAGRKPDMFFGAREGVIEAAFHGIDCTIVVVDEEFTDFLKRLEGVGLSYVIHDLIVP, encoded by the coding sequence TTGACACCGGGCGTTAAGGACCCCCTCTATTCTATCCTCCGGAGCAAGCGCGAGGTCTCGCGCCTCCAGATCCTTGTCGAGATCGCCGAGCACCAGCCGGCAGTCCGGCAGCAGGAGATTGCCGGGAAGCTGGGTGTGACCCCGCAGGCGATCTCCGAGTACATCCGCGAGCTCGTGGACGAGGGCATGGTATCGGCAAGCGGCAGGGGCAACTACGAGGTCACGAAGTCGGGCATCGAGTGGGTGCTTGCCAATGCCGAGTCGCTTGAGTCCTATGCCCGGCACATCCGGCGCGACATCATCCAGCAGGTCTCGGTCTGGACCGCGATTGCGGCCGAGAACGTAAAGGCCGGCGACGAAGTCGGCGTGTACATGAAGGACGGCTTTCTCTATGCCGCAAAGAAGCCCTCGGCAGCAACCGGCTCGGCGATCGCGGATGCAAAGAAGGATGAGGATGTCGGGATCGCACGGCTGAACGGGATCATCGACCACCACGAAGGCGTTGTCCATGTCTGCAAGGTTCCCCGGATCCAGCATGGGGGCTCGCGAAAGGTGAAGCGGGACAAGCTCCTTGACGTGATCGGAAAAGCCGGGTTTGTCGGGGCGGTAGGCCTCGAAGCCTTCATCGCCCTGAAAGCGGCAGGCAGGAAGCCGGACATGTTCTTTGGCGCACGGGAGGGCGTGATCGAGGCCGCGTTCCACGGGATCGACTGCACCATTGTGGTCGTGGACGAGGAGTTCACGGATTTCTTAAAGCGGCTGGAAGGCGTGGGGCTCTCGTACGTGATCCACGACCTGATCGTCCCGTGA